A window from Acidobacteriota bacterium encodes these proteins:
- a CDS encoding N-acetylmuramoyl-L-alanine amidase, whose translation MLVFLGPELPAQNRGELLLDLGSQRAAVAMERRSGKSYVSLKNLISALRLEGWESNDRFNLSGPGGELLFLDGRPLVRGGVDYLLMSSAAWKKGPSDWYIPEDFLIRALAPVLPGRFSKTGAARYRFEPRDLNRVKVEVTNHPSHVRIEFTTSRPGPIRVHDRRGYVEVEFGPYRVRPGAKRGTASSRLVSALQFNSRDPFGTFRIHKGQDYRRYRDVGASGASSRVVEIHGSMRRAPASASRAVPATAGSPDPAPARRSRLSTTRRPRERPVIVVDPGHGGSDSGGIWEGDLGEQGFVEKDLALQFALQLRDEFRKRGLEVVLTRDRDVNLSAAQRSAVGNSNRTRAYLSLHLGRAPDAEMRGGVVYFHGKPPVIPPPEPEEPDEESLALQDGETPDLPQPESETGETEEEENAVEIVVSQPEPEPKPEEQGKFVLWEMGQERYQPRSRDLAAAVQESLNQAYEVENQVIEAPLTVLQPVAAAGIVVEFGQLTNAVDRLNLTLQLFQQRLISALASGVVAFLEGPSDGSDPE comes from the coding sequence ATGCTGGTCTTTCTCGGCCCCGAATTGCCAGCCCAGAATCGGGGAGAGCTGCTGCTGGACCTGGGGAGTCAAAGGGCGGCGGTGGCGATGGAACGGCGGTCCGGCAAGTCGTACGTCAGCCTCAAGAACCTGATTTCCGCCCTCCGGCTCGAAGGCTGGGAGTCGAATGACCGGTTCAATCTGTCCGGTCCCGGGGGAGAGCTCCTTTTTCTGGACGGGAGACCGCTGGTACGGGGGGGAGTCGACTATCTGCTCATGTCCTCCGCGGCATGGAAGAAAGGCCCTTCCGACTGGTACATCCCGGAGGATTTCCTGATTCGGGCGCTGGCGCCGGTCCTACCGGGGCGTTTCTCCAAGACCGGCGCAGCCAGGTATCGGTTCGAACCCCGGGATCTGAACCGGGTGAAGGTGGAGGTGACGAATCACCCCAGTCACGTCCGGATCGAGTTCACCACCAGCCGGCCGGGTCCGATCCGGGTCCACGACCGGCGGGGCTACGTCGAAGTGGAGTTCGGGCCTTATCGGGTTCGTCCCGGCGCCAAGCGGGGAACCGCTTCGTCCCGTCTGGTGTCCGCGCTGCAGTTCAACTCCCGGGACCCCTTCGGAACGTTCCGCATCCACAAGGGTCAGGACTATCGCCGGTACCGCGACGTCGGAGCCAGCGGCGCCTCGAGCAGGGTCGTGGAGATCCACGGCAGTATGCGGAGGGCTCCGGCCAGCGCCTCGAGAGCGGTCCCGGCCACTGCCGGAAGTCCCGATCCGGCTCCGGCGCGGCGATCCCGTCTCAGCACGACCCGGCGCCCGCGGGAGAGGCCGGTCATTGTCGTCGATCCGGGTCATGGCGGAAGCGATTCCGGAGGCATCTGGGAAGGAGATCTGGGGGAGCAGGGGTTTGTCGAGAAGGATCTGGCCCTCCAGTTTGCGCTGCAGTTGCGAGACGAATTTCGGAAACGGGGCCTGGAGGTGGTTCTGACCCGGGACCGGGACGTGAATCTCTCCGCGGCCCAGCGTAGCGCCGTGGGCAACTCCAATCGAACTCGAGCCTACCTGAGCCTCCATCTGGGACGTGCGCCGGACGCAGAGATGCGGGGCGGCGTAGTCTATTTTCATGGGAAACCCCCAGTCATACCTCCGCCGGAGCCGGAGGAACCGGACGAGGAGTCGTTGGCTCTCCAGGACGGCGAGACTCCGGACCTGCCGCAACCGGAATCGGAAACCGGGGAGACCGAGGAGGAGGAGAACGCCGTCGAGATCGTGGTGAGCCAACCGGAACCCGAACCGAAGCCCGAAGAGCAGGGAAAGTTCGTTCTCTGGGAAATGGGCCAGGAACGATACCAGCCGCGAAGCCGGGATCTGGCCGCGGCGGTTCAGGAGAGCCTGAATCAAGCTTACGAGGTTGAGAATCAGGTCATCGAAGCCCCATTGACGGTGCTGCAGCCGGTGGCGGCCGCGGGAATCGTCGTCGAGTTCGGGCAATTGACCAACGCGGTGGACCGGTTGAACCTGACCTTGCAACTCTTCCAACAGCGTCTGATTTCGGCCTTGGCTTCGGGGGTCGTTGCCTTCCTGGAAGGCCCTTCTGACGGGAGTGATCCGGAATGA